Sequence from the Maribellus comscasis genome:
TTTGGTTTGGGAAGAACGATATCAATCGTTAAAAGCAGAAACAGAAGAGTGGAAAGCAGATTTGGTAAAAACCAGGGAGGAAAATACACAGCTAAACGTAAGGCTTGAGAATGCCAAAGTTCAGTTTTTGAATCAGGAGAAAAAACTGCAGGAACAAAAAGCTGAGCTTGAGGAAATTCAGAAAAAATTTACAACTGAATTTGAAAATATTGCCAATAAAATTCTGGAAAAGAACAGTGAAAAATTTACGTTAGCCAATCAAAAAAATATCGGTGAGGTATTAAATCCCCTAAAGGAAAAAATTCTGCTTTTTGAAAAGAAAGTGGAAGACACTTATCAGAAAGGGTTAAAAGACCAGACCGATTTGCGGGCAGAGCTAAAAAAATTACATGAATTAAATACAAAAATCAGCGAGGAAGCAAGTAATCTGACCAAAGCATTAAAAGGCGATGTAAAAAAACAGGGAAACTGGGGAGAAGTGGTTTTGGAACGTATTCTTGAGCGTTCGGGCTTAAATGAAGGCGAACAGGGGTATCAGAAACAATTTAGTGATACGTCAGAGGATGGAAAACGTATTCAGCCTGATATTATAATTAATCTTCCTGATAATAAGCACATTATTGTCGACTCAAAAGTTTCTTTGGTAGCTTATGAACGGGCAGTAAATGCTACTGCCGAAGACGAAAGGCAAAAGTTTATTAAGGAACATCTATTGAGTATAAAAACACATATAAAGGGACTAAGCGAAAAGCATTATCAAACTGCAAAAAATCTGAACTCACCTGATTTTGTATTGCTCTTTATTCCCATTGAAGCCTCGTTTAGTGTTGCTGTTCAGGAAGATCAGGAACTGTTTTCTTTTGCCTGGGATTTGAAGGTGGTAATTGTAAGTCCGTCAACTCTGCTTGCAACCCTGCGCACAATTGCTTCCATCTGGCAACAGGAAAATCAAAACCGGAATGCTCTGGAAATAGCAAGGCAGGGAGGTGCTTTGTACGATAAATTTGTTGGTTTTATAGGCGATATGGAAAATATGGGTAAAAACCTTGAAACCACCAGAAAAACATATGAACTGGCAATGAATAAACTTCATACCGGTGCAGGAAACCTGGTTCGCCGTGCCGAGAACATTAAGAAGCTGGGTGCAAAAACTACAAAAGAAATTCCGGGTAATTTACTTGAAAATGAGTTGGATGATTAAAACCAACCTTTTGGGAAGTAGCCTCCCGAACCATTTTTATGAACGGTAAAATTGAGATATCCGGCTTTGTTCAGAAAACCGACACCAACTATTTTTTCTTCGTTGCTGAGTGTTACCACAGCTCCTATAATTTTGTTGGCAAAATATCCAAAATCAATTTGCTCCATAGCTTCCCCGGGGAGCTTAATTTTGTATGTTTTCAGAAAGACAGAGCTTGAGGTCTGAACCGTTGTTCCTTCTCCAAAAAATCCGACAGTTTCGCCATTGTCCAGTTTTATTTCGATATAAACAGCCAGCCTTTCCTGTTGGGCTCCGGGTTTATCTTCTTTTGCACTACCTGAAAAAGGAGATAAAAAAAGACAAAATATCAGCGTTACAGGGATTAATAAGGCTAATTTTTTCATTTTTTTAATTCTTGGTTTTCAATCAGCGACAAACCTAAGAATTATTTTTTAAAAAAGTAAGCACATCTTTCGGATCTCCGCTTGCATCAACATCTTCATTTTTATAAATTACTTTTCCTTCTTTGTCAATGATAAATGTCCAACGGCTTGCTGTTGCTCCTCGGGTGAGTTCAACGGTTTTTCCATCGATTTCACGTTCTATGGTGCCTCCGTCTCTTGTTGGTACTCCAAATTTACCTGCAATTTCACCTGACATATCAGAAAGTAACGGGAAATTTAAATCATAAGAATCTCTGAATATTTTTAATCCTTCTACATTATCTCCGCTAATTCCAACAACCAAAGCGTCGGCAGATTCTAAGTCGCTGCTAAAGTCGCGGTAAGCACATGCCTGTTTGGTACATCCTCCTGTCATGGCAGCCGGGTAAAAATAAACTACAATATTTTTGTTCCCAAGGTGATCACCCAGGTTCCACTTTGTGCCGTCGACTGATGTTGCTGTAAAATCCGGCGCTTTATCTCCCACATGAAGATCTTTTGAGAAAATTTGTGCTGTAAATCCTAAAAACAGGACAAACGTAAAAACCAGTGTTTTCATTCTAATTAATTTTAATATTTGTTTGAATTTTTTTTATACACATTCTGTACATCATAAACAACCACGCTTCAATTTGGTTGATAAGATGTGAATTTATTCTTTCTTTAAGGTGCTAGTAGTCAGGTTAAAAATCCGTATATTATTCCATAATTTAATTTAAAATGGGTCACACACATGCATATCGTTGTACTTTTTGTGGCTATGAAGAAGAGTTCAATCGCGGTCACGGGTTTTTAATTCATTCTCAGCCTGCAAGTGAATATTTAAAACAAAAGACCAGGTACTTTCACTATAAGACACACCGACTAATTAAAGAGCTTGCAAAAAAGTACAGTCATCTTTTTATTAAGGCTGGGTTTGAGGTATATATTTGTCCAAGATGTAAAACATTATCGGATAAAGTTGAAGTAAAGATTTTAAAAGATACGGAGTTGCTTCATAAGAGTGAATTCAGGTGTAACTCCTGCAAGGCACGTTTACGACGCACAAATATTCATCGCCTGCAAATGGCCGTTTGCCCCAAATGTCACAAAAAGACTTTTCAGTTGAATCAATCCGCTCAGCTCTTGTGGGCTTAGGAATTCTTTCGGTTTTTCTTTTGGTATATCATTCCATAATGAGGTATTCCATCTTCAAGGTATTCTTCTGTAACAATTATAAATCCCAGGCTTTCATAAAAATTTTGCAGATACTTTTGTGCACTGATTTTTATTTTAGTGGCATTCCAGTTATTTAAAATGAATGACATTGCATCCTTCATCATACGACAACCAATTCCCTTGCCCCTTTCCGATTTTTTGACGATTACTCTTCCAATGGAATACTCAGAAAAACGTGTTCCGGGTTTTAGTAACCTCGAATAGGCAACAATTTTTCCATCTTCCCGGAGAAATTGGTGGACAGCATTTTTGTCCAAACCATCCAAATCGTTGTAAACACAATCCTGTTCAACAACAAAAATTTCGGCTCTGAGTTGTAGTATTTCGTATAATTCTTCCAGTGATAATTCACTAAAATATTTAAACTCAAAATTCATAGGTTAAAATTAAAAGAAAAGGCTGGCTAACAGTGTAAATACCAATCCGCAAATTGCAATTATCGACTCCATAACTGTCCACGATTGCAGGGTTTGTTTTTCATTCATCCCAAAATATTTCCCAACCAGCCAGAAACCACTGTCGTTAACATGTGAAAGAAGTGTTGCCCCGGAAGCGATAGCCAAAACCACAAGCGCTCTTTCAGGGTCGCTCAACCCAAATTCTCCTAAAACCGGAGCAATTATTCCGGCAGCAGTAATCATGGCAACGGTTGCCGAACCTTGAGTTACCCTTACCACAGCAGCCAGCAGCCATGCAAGCAAAATTGGAGGAAGGGCTGAACCGGCCATCGATTCTGCCATGATTTTCCCAATACCGCTATCTACCAAAATTTGTTTTAGTACACCACCTGCACCAGTAATTAAAATGATAATTCCGGCCGGTCCAAGTGCCTTTGTACTAAGGTCAAGAATTTTTTGTTTCTCTAATCCGCGGCGGATACATAAAAAGTAAGTGGCTATTAAAGTTGCGATAATTAACGCTGAGAACGGGTGTCCCACAAATTCAAGAATATCTGTCCAGATTGATTTTTCAACAATTTCTTTACTTACAGCTAAACCGGTAAATGTATTAACTAAAATTAAAAATAAAGGAACTGCTATAATTATGGCGATCAAACGAAATGAAGGCAGGTTATTTTCATCGTAATCTTTTTTCTGCTGAATATCAATTTCCGAAGGAGGTTCGATGTAGATTTTTTTTGAAATAAATTTTCCCCAAATGGGGCCTGCAATTACAGCAGTTGGAAATCCCAAAATAACACCCAGTAAAATGACCCACCCCAATTGAACATTAATAATATCGGCTACAGCAACCGGGCCGGGCGTGGGAGGAATAAAACTGTGGGTTACGGCCAGCCCTGCAAGCAGCGGAATTCCATAATACAACAGCGATTTTTTTGTGTCGCGGGAAAGTGCATAAATAATGGGCACCAATATAATAAATCCAACATCGAGAAACACTGGGATGGCCACAATAAAACCTGTGATTACCATTGCCCATGAGGCTTTGTCTGTCCCAAATTTTTTCACCAGGTAATGCGCCAGCGATTCGGCTCCCCCTGAACTTTCCAGCATTTGCCCAAAAATAGCTCCCAGCCCCACCACTGTTGCAACAAAACCAAGTGTTCCTGCCATTCCATCCTGAATAGCCTGTGTTATCCCGTTAAGCGGCATTCCTGCCACAATTCCTACATAAATGGCTGTTATTAATAAAGAAATAAATGCGCTGATTTTTAATTTTAAAACCATTAAAAGTAAAAGCGCAACTGCTGAAATAACAATAAAAATCAGAAACGGTGTTGACATTTAATTTAGTTTAGGATTTTCAGCTTTAAAGTTAGAATTTAACTTGTGGATTACAAACCGGCACGTCTATTTTGGACTAAACTTTTATATGATGTGAATTTTTCTAAAACGGTTTGTAAAAATTGAAATATAACTATTTTGTCTGCAAATATTTAATGGTATTTTTGTTAAATAACCTAAAAGACCAAAATATGAGTGATCTACTAACCAAAATTTCAGATTGTATAGAATTTGGGAAAATTAATAAAGCTGCACCTTATCCGCCTCAAATGAAAGATATGGATGGAACCGATGAACTAACCAGACAAGCATTGGATTCTGGTATTTCTGCCCAAAGAATACTTTCAGAGGGATTGATGCCTGGGATGGAAAAAGTTGGTGTCAAATTCAGAGAGAATAAAGTGTTTGTTCCCCAGGTTCTTATGTCGGCAAAAGCAATGAGCACTGCTTTGGTACATTTAAAGCCTTACTTTCTTTCCGGCGAAGTAAAACAAAAAGGAACCCTAATTATTGGTACTGTTGAAGGAGATTTGCACGACATTGGGAAAAACCTGGTTTCGATGATGGTAGAAGGAAACGGTTGGAAGGTTGTGGATTTAGGAACGGACGTGTCTGCTGATAAATTTGTTGAAGCCCTTCGGAAAAATGAAAATGCAATTATTGGCCTTTCTGCGTTACTGACAACAACAATGGTTAATATGGAACGAATTACAAAATCGATAAAAGAAGCTATGCCGGATGCAAAAATTGCAATTGGCGGTGCACCGGTAAATGATGATTTCAGGCAAAGAATAGGCGCTGACGCCTACTCTCCTGATCCTCAGGGGCTGGTGGAATATTTAAATTCACTTGTTGCTTAACCGAATTAAAAAAATGGGGAAAATAGTAGAACTGATAAAGAGAGGCAAAATACTAGTCTCCGACGGTGCCTGGGGAACTTTTCTTCAGCAAAAGGGATTGCAGCCTGGTGAATGTCCTGAAGAGTGGAATAGTAAACATCCTGAGAAAGTGCTGGAAATTGCGCAGAGTTATATTGATGCCGGTTCTGATTTGATTGAAACCAACAGTTTTGGTGGAACTCGTTTTAAACTTGAAAAATATGGTCTGGGTGATAAAGTTTTTGAACTAAACAAGGCAGCAGCAGAAATTAGCAGAAAAGCTGCCGGAGATAAGTTTGTATTGGGTTCGGTTGGCCCCACGGGTAAAATTCTGATGATGGGAGACGTTACCGAAGAAGAGTTGTACGATGCTTTTAAAGAACAGGCCAAAGGATTGGAAGCGGGCGGCGCCGATGCAATTATGATTGAAACTATGACCGATTTGGATGAAGCGCGATTAGCCATTCGGGCTGCAAAAGAAAACACCAAATTGGAAGTGTTTTGTACAATGACGTTTGAAAAAACGGTGGATGGTACGTTTCGTTCGATGATGGGCGTATCACCAACTGATATGGTAACCACTATTATTGACGCCGGTGCTGAGTTGATAGGTGCAAACTGTGGAAATGGAATCGCCAATATGATTGGGATTGTTGAAGAAATTCGTCAAATCAATAAAGATATTCCGGTTTTGGTCCATGCAAACGCAGGAATGCCTGTATATAAAGACGGAGAAACAGTTTTTCCTGAAAGCCCGGAGGAAATGGCCATGCTTATTCCCAAAATTATTTCTGCCGGAGCAAATATGATTGGAGGTTGTTGCGGCACAACACCGGAGCATATTCAAAAGGTGAGGGAAATTGTCGATGGGAAATGATACTTTTTTTGCCAACTTTTATGTCAAGTTGGGAAGAGATATTTATTTATATTTTTTCAAAACCTCTTTAAATAATTCATTTTTGGGATAATACTCTGATAATTCAGTAAAATAACGTATACCTTTTTCATCGTCCTTTTCGATATTTAGATATATTCTCCCGAGGAAATACAACGAGAGCGTTTTTACAATAATATCATTCTCCCGGGTAAAACCTTCAACTTCAACAAGAGCCTCTGCCCGGATTTCTCTTCTGTTTTTACTAAAAAGAGGGTTTATCAGATTATCGAAATACTGGAAAAGGGAGCTGTAGAGACTGAGCAATTTCATTCGGTTTTCAGGATAATCCGGATTTTCAGAGGTAATTTCGCCGAGCAATTTTTTTATTGTTGCCCTTGTATTTATTGCACCGATGATATTAAACCGCTTAAATTCATACCGAATCTGATAAGAATTTTTAATAAGCTGCCTCTGTTTTAATTCTGCATCGTTTAGATAGGTGCTGTCAAATTTTTCAAGAAATGATAAAAATATTTTTTGTTTTTCATTGTTTTGTTTTGTCTGTACAAATTCCCACCAAAGCAAATCAATGGTTAACACATCGGCATAAAAATTTTCCAGTTTGGCTCTGTTTGCTGAAATTGCAGCGTGGGCTTCTGTATATTGCTCATTGTAAATATGTATAAATACATTTGTAACAATACTGTCGTTCTCTGAAGAAAAAACCGGTTTTGAAAAGGTAGTTAAAAAAAACAGGTTTACTAAAAGGAGTATTCTCATTTCATTTTATCGATATTTTCTTCCACAAGTTGAAGAACAGACTGATAAACCGCTTCTCTGTTGTGTTCCAATTTATGCACCGCAAGATCTTTGGCGTGTTTATATCCGCCGGTATAATAACGGTAATACCACGAACTTGTTGACAAAAAAGCGTTGAGAAAACCATAGGCCTGCCAAATAAAAACGGTAGCAACAGCAATTCCTCCAATAAGAACAAAAGAGTTTAATCCTTTTAAAATATTCCCGGTGTAAAATTGTCCCAGCCCGGGCAACAGCATGCTCATCGTTTTAATTTTGTCCGGTCTGAAACGTTGGTTGTAGTTCTCAAAATCCTCAAAAATTTCCGCAAGTTCCTCGTTCATCTGCCGCGGGAAGAGTTCTCCGAAGTAATTAAGGGCGCTGTTATAATCGCCAATTCCGAAATAGCTGGTAGCGAGGTACAGATGATATTTGTTTTTGAGGTAAGCCGATTCCGGTTCTGAAATCACAAATAGCTCGTTTAGTGCAAGCAGAAAATTCTTTTGTCTAAAAAAACAATTTGCTTTTTTGAAAATCAGCTCGATTTGTAAACTGTCAGTTTGCGCTATTCTTATGGCCACACTATAGTTTTGTGCCGCCATATTGTAATCATTCAAAGCAAAGAATGAATCTCCAATTTTTTGATAAACATCGTTATACTTGTCTTGTGAATCAAAAAAAGCTACACGCTGAAATTCAACCAGCGCCTTTTGGTAATTTCCAAGCCTGAACTGTTGGTTTGCAAAGTCATACGTTTCATCAATGGTTTGCGCCACTGAAAACGAATACACAAACAAACTAAAAACGCTTATAATAATTATTTTTAGCTTCATTGTAAAGTTTGTTGTATGCTGCTTTGTTATGGTTTTTAGCGGCTTTTGCCGAACCCCAGATATTGCCTGAATAAAAACCAAAAGAAATTGATCCAAAAATCCATCCTGTTGCACTTTTAACTCCTTTCTTTTTAAATCCCTGGTAGGAAAGCCATGCGTTTGTGGATACAAAAAGCAAAGACATTACTGCATCTCCCCAGTATCCGGAATAGGCTTTCCCGCTTCCGGGAATTATTGCCGACATTGAAGCTGCCACAAACGGGCTTTTCTCCTTCATCATTTGAATATCAAGTGCATTCGAAAAAATATCAGGAAAATTGTTGTTTAAAATATCGGCATTGCTGGCAGTAAAAGAAATCAGAGCGTCTTTTTTTTCGGAAAAGATATAATGCCCCAATTGATAGAAAGCTCTGTCAGTTGCATTGAGCGACGAAAGAGCTTCCGCGAACAAAGGTTGTTCGTAACAGCAGTTACATGTTAATGTCAGTTTTAAATATTCTGAGGCAACCTGAGAATTCCCAAAAAAACGGTTGACTTTTAATGTTTCAAGTGTTTGAAACGAATTCTGACAATTGTTCCCGAGGCGGTAAGCGGTTAAAAGTTCAGGATAAACAGTTACATCCTCAGGTGTTATACTCAAAATTCGCTCATATTCGCTGGCCGCCAAATCGTATTGGCGTGTATCCTGCAGATAAGCGGCAAATTTTCTCAGATTTTCGGTATTGAAAAGGTTTTGCGTATTTCCAACATGAAAAAAAAGAATAAAGCAGAGAAGGAGTGTCGTTTTAGTTAAGCGGATCATAAAATCGTTGTTTCTCGGGGTTATAAATATACTCATTTGCTTTAACTAAACGATGGCACCTGGAAAGCCGGTCAAATGTATAAAGCGTCCCCAGTAATAATCCTTTTTGCTGAAATGCTTCAACAGAATATACCGAGCATGAAGGGTAGAAAACACAACTGGGGTTATCCTGCGATGAAAAAAAAGCTTTGTAAGTATTAAATCCGGTTGCCAGAATAAACTCCAGTTCATTTTTTTGTTTATCGCCGGTTGAAGAATATTTAGGTATCACATGTTCGCCCGCTTCAAAAAGTCCCTCTAAATTTTTAAAACCGTAGGGGTCGTTATTTTGCGCGTTTAATTTTCCTGCAAGTAACAGAAAGACAAACAGCAGCAGTATCAGAATATTTCCTACTTTACTCATGTTCCAGTTCATAATGGTACTCCGAGTCATTTTCAGTGTCGTTTAAAACAATGTTTTTAAATTCCATAACCTGGTAATTCTCCTGCCGGTTTTCTTCATAAAAAATCTGAATTATTGTGCCAGGAAATTCAAAACCATCAATTTTAATATAGTCTTTAAAAAACTGACGGTTAATTATCTGATTATTTTTGCCCATTATTACTACACTGTGAAGTTGGTTCCCTTTTTTAGCCAGGGCAATATTACTAATCATTTTTTGAATTTGCATGGGTATTTTCCAGTACGAAATTACCAAATCACCTTTTTTCTCCACTTTGTCAACTGCAAAATTTGCTTCTTTTAAACCAAAGTATTCAAGGCTTGAATTCAGGGCAAGATGAAATACTGTAAATTCATTTACAGATGGAATTTCTTCTGTAAAATAAATTTTATCTGATTTGATTTTATAAATTCTGGAATCCTGTACTACCCATTTTTCTTTTGAAGGAAACGAAATGTCATAAATCAGTTCCTTGGTATATTTATCGTAATATATCGTTCCTTTTGTCAGGTTTGCCTGACCTTCTGCCCTTTTTATTTTGATGGTGAAGTCGGCATGCATTCTGTAATAATCCTGAGCTGATGCGTTCAGGCCTGCAATAAAAAAAGCCAGGAACAAAAGTCTGTTTATATATCGAATCATAATCAGATAAAAAGGCTGCTTAAAAAATTAAACAGCCTTTTGACTTTATTGTTACGAAATCGTTTTAATTTGACGACTCTACCGCTGCAAATGCAATGACGTAAATAACAACGGAAACTGCTGTTCCTGCCAAACATCCCCACATGGCTTTTTTGGCTTCTTCTTTGTCATTGTCGGTGGCAATATAAACTACCAGCAATCCGAGAATACCAAATACACATCCCCATAAAAATGATGGGATTCCGAGAGGAGGTTCTGAATCCTGACCCGACATTCCCATTGGAGAAGCAGTACTTTCGATATTTGCAACAAGGTCGCTCTCTTGTTCCGAAAGCGACTCGAAAGTAGCATCTGTATTGCTTTCGAGATAAGTATCCAACTCATTTAATTCACTTAAAGCATCGTTAAGTTCAGCTTCATCATAATTGAAAACCGACTCATCGAGTTCCGGAGTTGCGGTAGTTATATCTCTGGCGTAGATGCTGTAGTTTTGTGCAGAAAGCAGCGAAATAGCCAAAATTATACTCGCACTTTTGAGGATAAATTTTTTCATTTCTGAAATTTTTTAGGTTAAAGATTGATTGTAATACGTTGTAAATGTAATAAAAGATTTCCTTCTGCGAGTTTATATTTAATATAAATTATATTCTGAAATGGGTTTTGTTTTGTTAACTGCTTTTTCTGTTTTTTCGAAAAATATATTTGAATATTTTTGTTGGCAATATGCAAAATATTCCGTTTCACATTATTTCCGGTTTTTTGGGGAGTGGGAAAACTACTCTTCTGAAACAGATTATCGAAAAATATTCTGATAAGACTAAAATTGGAATTATCCAGAATGAATTTGCACCCGCAAATATAGATGGAGCCGGCCTCAGAAAAGATGGAAAAAGCATTCACCTTCTCGAAATAAAAAATGGTTCGGTTTTTTGTGTTTGTTTAATGGGGAGTTTTGTTCGTTCACTGGAGAAATTTGTCGATGAAGTTCAACCGGAAGCCGTAATAATAGAATCTTCCGGACTTTCGGATACTACCTCAGTTGCCGAAGTTGTATCTTCCGGTACTTTATCGGAGAAAATTTTTTTGGCATCCAACTGGTGTATTGTCGACGCCGTAAATTTTTCAAAAGTTGGATTGCAAAAACAACGGGTAGTCCACCAGCTGAGAATGGCGGATGTGGTTGTAATTAACAAAACCGATTTGATAAAAAACGGGACAGATGAATTAAAAAAGGAAATAAGGAGTATTAATCCGTTTGCTGAAATAAAAGAGGCCAGTTTTTGCAATGTCGATTTTCAGTTAGGCGGGGCAGCTGCGGACAAATTGTATTTTTCAGATCAAAAAGCACTTGCCCGGCCTGATATTTCTTCCATGGTAATAAAAAGCAACAAAAAGGTGTCGGAACAGGCATTGTTGAGCTTTTTAAATGAATGGTCGCCCAAAGCTTTAAGAATAAAAGGGTTTGTTAATCTGAGTAATGATAAATCAGTTGCAGTTCAGTGTACCTTTGGTTCTGTGGAGTTGAAGTATATCGAAAATCTGTCGCAGCCTGGTGAGCTGATTGCTTTAACCACTGAGTTTTCCATACATGAATGGAACAAAGCATTCAAAAAACTGAAATAGGTCAAGCTAAGCTCTTCTCCTGCTTTATAAGTTCTGGTTTATAATCGGTGTTACGTAAAGTCCGGAATACCGGATTTCTATTAAGCAAGATTCAAAAGTTAATAATGGATTAAATTCTTCGTAGAAACGATATAAATTAGCTAAATTTAGAGCTTCTCTTTTTGGGGGTAAAATCGGTTCATCTACTTTTGTGCCGTTTGAATTTTTTTGAATTAAACCAAAATTAAATAGAAAATCTATGAGTAAGTTTTTAGCGGCGTCAATTGGACGGAAGTTCCTGATGAGTATCACCGGGCTTTTCCTGGTTGCTTTTATCGCAGTTCACTTGACCTTGAATCTATTGCTGATCTTTGATGACAGCGGTGAGCTTTTTAATTTGGGTGCAAATTTTATGGCAACAAACCCGGCCATTAAAATAATGGAGCCCCTTTTAGGATTAGGTTTTTTAATCCACATTTTATGGTCATTTTATCTGGAGTTTCAAAACTGGAAAGCACGACCTGTAAAGTATGACAAAAAGAACATGAGCGGAGCCAGTAGTTGGGCGTCACGTAATATGCTCGTTTTGGGTGCTTTGGTTATGGTTTTCCTTATTATTCACATTATCAACTTTTTCTGGGTAATTAAGTTTGATCCCCACACCATGAGTACCATTGTTATTGGGGGTGAAGAAATGGAAGATACTTATACCCTTGTTGCCGATTTATTTAAAGGAAGTGTGGCCTATTGCTTCTTTTATATTTTGGGAGGTTTGCTTCTGGGATTCCATCTTTCGCATGGATTCTGGTCGGCTTTTCAAACATTGGGATTAAACAATAAGTACTGGATGAAAAGATGGCAGGCTATTGGCTATGCGTACGCAATTATTGTTGCTATTGGCTTTGCTGCAATCCCGTTGTATTTTCTCGTTAAATTTTAAATGTTAGAAAGGAGTTGATTATGAGTATATTGAATTCAAAAATACCGGAAGGACCTTTGGCTGAAAAGTGGAGTAAGCACAAAGCAAATATAAAGGTGGTAAGTCCGGCGAATAAACGCAAGTTAGAAGTAATTGTTGTTGGAACAGGACTTGGTGGCGCTTCCGCTGCTGCCTCTCT
This genomic interval carries:
- a CDS encoding GNAT family N-acetyltransferase; the encoded protein is MNFEFKYFSELSLEELYEILQLRAEIFVVEQDCVYNDLDGLDKNAVHQFLREDGKIVAYSRLLKPGTRFSEYSIGRVIVKKSERGKGIGCRMMKDAMSFILNNWNATKIKISAQKYLQNFYESLGFIIVTEEYLEDGIPHYGMIYQKKNRKNS
- a CDS encoding homocysteine S-methyltransferase family protein is translated as MGKIVELIKRGKILVSDGAWGTFLQQKGLQPGECPEEWNSKHPEKVLEIAQSYIDAGSDLIETNSFGGTRFKLEKYGLGDKVFELNKAAAEISRKAAGDKFVLGSVGPTGKILMMGDVTEEELYDAFKEQAKGLEAGGADAIMIETMTDLDEARLAIRAAKENTKLEVFCTMTFEKTVDGTFRSMMGVSPTDMVTTIIDAGAELIGANCGNGIANMIGIVEEIRQINKDIPVLVHANAGMPVYKDGETVFPESPEEMAMLIPKIISAGANMIGGCCGTTPEHIQKVREIVDGK
- a CDS encoding peroxiredoxin, with protein sequence MKTLVFTFVLFLGFTAQIFSKDLHVGDKAPDFTATSVDGTKWNLGDHLGNKNIVVYFYPAAMTGGCTKQACAYRDFSSDLESADALVVGISGDNVEGLKIFRDSYDLNFPLLSDMSGEIAGKFGVPTRDGGTIEREIDGKTVELTRGATASRWTFIIDKEGKVIYKNEDVDASGDPKDVLTFLKNNS
- a CDS encoding cobalamin B12-binding domain-containing protein, coding for MSDLLTKISDCIEFGKINKAAPYPPQMKDMDGTDELTRQALDSGISAQRILSEGLMPGMEKVGVKFRENKVFVPQVLMSAKAMSTALVHLKPYFLSGEVKQKGTLIIGTVEGDLHDIGKNLVSMMVEGNGWKVVDLGTDVSADKFVEALRKNENAIIGLSALLTTTMVNMERITKSIKEAMPDAKIAIGGAPVNDDFRQRIGADAYSPDPQGLVEYLNSLVA
- a CDS encoding succinate dehydrogenase cytochrome b subunit, whose product is MSKFLAASIGRKFLMSITGLFLVAFIAVHLTLNLLLIFDDSGELFNLGANFMATNPAIKIMEPLLGLGFLIHILWSFYLEFQNWKARPVKYDKKNMSGASSWASRNMLVLGALVMVFLIIHIINFFWVIKFDPHTMSTIVIGGEEMEDTYTLVADLFKGSVAYCFFYILGGLLLGFHLSHGFWSAFQTLGLNNKYWMKRWQAIGYAYAIIVAIGFAAIPLYFLVKF
- the rmuC gene encoding DNA recombination protein RmuC; the encoded protein is MEFVYLFSGVALGLVIAFLYLNWKNQKKQSQIQLEFQNREKLTDEQKVAAEKQSLVWEERYQSLKAETEEWKADLVKTREENTQLNVRLENAKVQFLNQEKKLQEQKAELEEIQKKFTTEFENIANKILEKNSEKFTLANQKNIGEVLNPLKEKILLFEKKVEDTYQKGLKDQTDLRAELKKLHELNTKISEEASNLTKALKGDVKKQGNWGEVVLERILERSGLNEGEQGYQKQFSDTSEDGKRIQPDIIINLPDNKHIIVDSKVSLVAYERAVNATAEDERQKFIKEHLLSIKTHIKGLSEKHYQTAKNLNSPDFVLLFIPIEASFSVAVQEDQELFSFAWDLKVVIVSPSTLLATLRTIASIWQQENQNRNALEIARQGGALYDKFVGFIGDMENMGKNLETTRKTYELAMNKLHTGAGNLVRRAENIKKLGAKTTKEIPGNLLENELDD
- a CDS encoding CobW family GTP-binding protein produces the protein MNIFVGNMQNIPFHIISGFLGSGKTTLLKQIIEKYSDKTKIGIIQNEFAPANIDGAGLRKDGKSIHLLEIKNGSVFCVCLMGSFVRSLEKFVDEVQPEAVIIESSGLSDTTSVAEVVSSGTLSEKIFLASNWCIVDAVNFSKVGLQKQRVVHQLRMADVVVINKTDLIKNGTDELKKEIRSINPFAEIKEASFCNVDFQLGGAAADKLYFSDQKALARPDISSMVIKSNKKVSEQALLSFLNEWSPKALRIKGFVNLSNDKSVAVQCTFGSVELKYIENLSQPGELIALTTEFSIHEWNKAFKKLK
- a CDS encoding tetratricopeptide repeat protein, with amino-acid sequence MKLKIIIISVFSLFVYSFSVAQTIDETYDFANQQFRLGNYQKALVEFQRVAFFDSQDKYNDVYQKIGDSFFALNDYNMAAQNYSVAIRIAQTDSLQIELIFKKANCFFRQKNFLLALNELFVISEPESAYLKNKYHLYLATSYFGIGDYNSALNYFGELFPRQMNEELAEIFEDFENYNQRFRPDKIKTMSMLLPGLGQFYTGNILKGLNSFVLIGGIAVATVFIWQAYGFLNAFLSTSSWYYRYYTGGYKHAKDLAVHKLEHNREAVYQSVLQLVEENIDKMK
- the yidD gene encoding membrane protein insertion efficiency factor YidD; amino-acid sequence: MTRSTIMNWNMSKVGNILILLLFVFLLLAGKLNAQNNDPYGFKNLEGLFEAGEHVIPKYSSTGDKQKNELEFILATGFNTYKAFFSSQDNPSCVFYPSCSVYSVEAFQQKGLLLGTLYTFDRLSRCHRLVKANEYIYNPEKQRFYDPLN
- a CDS encoding GntP family permease — its product is MSTPFLIFIVISAVALLLLMVLKLKISAFISLLITAIYVGIVAGMPLNGITQAIQDGMAGTLGFVATVVGLGAIFGQMLESSGGAESLAHYLVKKFGTDKASWAMVITGFIVAIPVFLDVGFIILVPIIYALSRDTKKSLLYYGIPLLAGLAVTHSFIPPTPGPVAVADIINVQLGWVILLGVILGFPTAVIAGPIWGKFISKKIYIEPPSEIDIQQKKDYDENNLPSFRLIAIIIAVPLFLILVNTFTGLAVSKEIVEKSIWTDILEFVGHPFSALIIATLIATYFLCIRRGLEKQKILDLSTKALGPAGIIILITGAGGVLKQILVDSGIGKIMAESMAGSALPPILLAWLLAAVVRVTQGSATVAMITAAGIIAPVLGEFGLSDPERALVVLAIASGATLLSHVNDSGFWLVGKYFGMNEKQTLQSWTVMESIIAICGLVFTLLASLFF